The Myotis daubentonii chromosome 9, mMyoDau2.1, whole genome shotgun sequence genome has a segment encoding these proteins:
- the PTGDR2 gene encoding prostaglandin D2 receptor 2 produces MLANVTAKPLCPLLEHMTRVQSHSNSSIRYMDHASALLHGLASLLGLVENGLVLYLVGCRMRQTVVTTWVLHLALSDLLAAASLPFFTYFLAVGHSWELGTTFCKLHSSVFFLNMFASGFLLSAISLDRCLQALRPVWAQNHRTVAAAHKVCLALWALAALNTAPYYVFRDTIPRRDGRIMCYYNLLLLNPGPDHDATCNARQVALAVSKFLLAFLVPLAIIAASHLAVSAQLRHRGRRRSGRFVRLVAAVVAAFALCWGPYHVFSLLEARSHGDPALRPLVWRGLPFVTSLAFLNSVVNPLLYVLTCPDMLRKLRRSLRSVLESVLVEDGELGAGSRRRSSSAAPAPRALGAPRPARLLGWLRGVRAAPPAKGRGPQERGPLNRELSNTSD; encoded by the coding sequence ATGCTGGCCAACGTCACCGCGAAGCCGCTCTGCCCGCTCCTGGAGCACATGACCCGCGTCCAGAGCCACAGCAACTCCAGCATCCGCTACATGGACCACGCGTCGGCGCTGCTGCACGGGCTGGCCTCGCTGCTGGGCCTGGTGGAGAACGGCCTGGTGCTCTACCTGGTGGGCTGCCGCATGCGCCAGACCGTGGTCACCACCTGGGTGCTGCACCTGGCGCTGTCCGACCTGCTGGCCGCCGCCAGCCTGCCCTTCTTCACCTACTTCCTGGCCGTGGGCCACTCGTGGGAGCTGGGCACCACCTTCTGCAAGCTGCACTCCTCCGTCTTCTTCCTCAACATGTTCGCCAGCGGCTTCCTGCTCAGCGCCATCAGCCTGGACCGCTGCCTGCAGGCGCTGCGGCCCGTGTGGGCGCAGAACCACCGCACGGTGGCGGCGGCCCACAAGGTGTGCCTGGCGCTCTGGGCCCTGGCGGCGCTCAACACGGCGCCCTACTACGTGTTCCGGGACACCATCCCGCGGCGGGACGGGCGCATCATGTGCTACTACAACCTGCTGCTCCTCAACCCCGGGCCCGACCACGACGCCACGTGCAACGCGCGCCAGGTGGCCCTGGCCGTCAGCAAGTTCCTGCTGGCCTTCCTGGTGCCGCTGGCCATCATCGCCGCCAGCCACCTGGCCGTGAGCGCGCAGCTGCGCCACCGCGGCCGCCGGCGCTCGGGCCGCTTCGTGCGCCTGGTGGCGGCCGTGGTGGCGGCCTTCGCGCTCTGCTGGGGGCCCTACCACGTCTTCAGCCTCCTGGAGGCGCGCTCGCACGGCGACCCGGCGCTGCGGCCGCTGGTGTGGCGCGGGCTGCCCTTCGTCACCAGCCTGGCCTTCCTCAACAGCGTGGTCAACCCGCTGCTCTACGTGCTCACCTGCCCCGACATGCTGCGCAAGCTGCGCCGCTCCCTGCGCAGCGTCCTGGAGAGCGTGCTGGTGGAGGACGGCGAGCTGGGCGCGGGCAGCCGCCGCCGCTCCTCctccgccgcccccgccccgcgcgccctcGGCGCGCCCCGGCCTGCGCGCCTGCTGGGCTGGCTGCGCGGAGTCCGCGCGGCGCCGCCCGCGAAGGGCCGGGGACCCCAGGAGAGGGGCCCCCTGAACCGGGAGCTGAGCAACACCTCGGATTAG